Proteins encoded together in one Deinococcus hopiensis KR-140 window:
- a CDS encoding histone deacetylase family protein encodes MSASAAVLSSLASHPFRAYTPAAYTFELPEGHRFPAYKYAGVAERLRGLLPVLDTPALRWADAARVHDALWLRRWRRGEVTASEERAFGLPWSPGVVERARRAAGGSLAALHDALGVGWGANLAGGTHHAFRDRAEGFCLVNDAAILTHVALDDGLARRVAVLDLDVHQGNGTAALLAGEERAFTLSIHGERNYPFRKERSSLDLGLGDGVTDAEYLEVLRGTALPALDAFRPDLLLYLAGADVLAGDRFGRFALTLEGVRERNRTVLTWARNADLPVVTMMAGGYNRDHALTVEAHASVVLDGLDVFG; translated from the coding sequence GTGAGCGCTTCCGCTGCGGTCCTCTCCTCTCTGGCGTCCCACCCCTTCCGCGCCTATACGCCCGCTGCCTACACCTTTGAGCTGCCCGAAGGCCACCGCTTTCCGGCCTACAAGTACGCCGGGGTGGCTGAGCGGCTGCGTGGGTTGCTGCCCGTACTCGACACCCCGGCCCTGCGCTGGGCCGACGCGGCGCGCGTTCACGACGCCCTGTGGCTGCGGCGCTGGCGGCGCGGTGAGGTGACGGCCAGTGAGGAACGTGCCTTCGGCCTGCCCTGGAGCCCGGGGGTGGTAGAGCGGGCCCGCCGTGCGGCCGGGGGCAGCCTGGCCGCCCTGCACGACGCCCTGGGCGTGGGCTGGGGCGCGAACCTGGCGGGCGGCACCCACCACGCCTTCCGAGACCGTGCCGAGGGTTTTTGCCTGGTCAACGACGCGGCGATCCTCACGCACGTCGCGCTGGACGACGGCCTGGCGCGGCGGGTGGCCGTGCTGGACCTGGACGTCCATCAGGGCAACGGCACGGCGGCGCTGCTGGCAGGGGAGGAGCGGGCTTTTACGCTGTCCATTCACGGCGAGCGCAACTACCCCTTTCGCAAGGAGCGCAGCAGTCTGGACCTCGGCCTGGGTGATGGGGTGACGGACGCCGAATACTTGGAGGTGCTGCGTGGGACGGCCCTCCCGGCGCTTGACGCCTTTCGCCCCGATCTGCTGCTGTACCTCGCCGGGGCGGATGTGCTCGCCGGGGACCGCTTCGGCCGCTTCGCCCTGACGCTCGAAGGGGTGCGCGAGCGCAACCGTACCGTGCTCACCTGGGCGCGCAACGCCGACCTCCCCGTCGTGACCATGATGGCGGGCGGCTACAACCGGGACCATGCCCTCACTGTCGAGGCCCATGCCAGCGTCGTGCTGGACGGACTCGACGTGTTCGGTTGA
- a CDS encoding cytochrome P450, whose translation MPPSARSSSGLPTFTLPLHDPAFVRDPYPLLAELREETAAFRDPALDRVFLTRHADISAVLRDRRFGRSVLHRYSRDELGWPLPDPRQAQFDAFNGNHLLDSEPPKHTRLRSLVGLAFTPRRVEGLSKRIEGILAAQLQGLSREGGFDLVADYAEPLPVTVIAELLGVPPEERHQLRPWSAAIVRLYEPTYTPQEQAEAERAVLEFSALLRGLALSRRSEPRDDLITALVQAEDAGDRLTEQELIDTCILLLNAGHEASVNGLAAGVLALMRERRHWDTLVRAAPWEGSLPTFRTAVEELLRYDTPLPLFERYVLEDLTLEGEELRPGENVGLLYASGNRDVRRFSRPDELDLTRDEGPHLTFGLGVHYCLGAPLARLELALSLRALVRAFPGLRLQEPDAEAEYMGGFVIRGLRRLDVVPG comes from the coding sequence ATGCCGCCCTCCGCCCGCTCCTCTTCCGGGTTGCCCACCTTCACGCTGCCGCTGCATGACCCGGCCTTCGTGCGCGATCCCTACCCCCTGCTGGCCGAGCTGCGCGAGGAAACGGCCGCCTTCCGCGACCCGGCGCTGGACCGCGTCTTTCTGACCCGGCATGCGGACATCTCGGCCGTGCTGCGGGACCGCCGCTTTGGGCGCAGCGTGCTGCACCGCTACTCGCGCGACGAGCTGGGCTGGCCGCTGCCCGACCCCCGCCAGGCCCAATTCGACGCCTTCAACGGCAACCACCTCCTCGACTCCGAGCCGCCCAAGCACACCCGGCTGCGGTCGCTGGTGGGCCTGGCCTTTACCCCCCGGCGCGTGGAGGGCCTCTCGAAGCGGATCGAGGGGATTCTGGCCGCGCAGCTTCAGGGGTTGAGCCGCGAGGGGGGCTTTGACCTGGTGGCCGACTATGCGGAGCCGCTGCCCGTCACCGTCATTGCCGAACTGCTGGGCGTGCCGCCGGAAGAGCGCCATCAGCTGCGCCCCTGGTCCGCCGCCATCGTGCGGCTGTATGAGCCAACGTACACGCCCCAGGAACAGGCCGAGGCCGAACGCGCCGTGCTGGAGTTCAGCGCCTTGCTGCGCGGTCTGGCGCTCTCCCGGCGGAGCGAACCGCGAGATGACCTGATTACCGCACTCGTGCAGGCGGAAGACGCCGGGGACCGCCTGACCGAGCAGGAGCTGATCGACACCTGCATCCTGCTGCTCAACGCCGGGCACGAGGCGTCGGTGAACGGGCTGGCGGCGGGCGTGCTGGCCCTTATGCGGGAGCGCAGACACTGGGACACGCTCGTGCGGGCTGCTCCTTGGGAAGGCAGTCTGCCCACCTTCCGCACGGCGGTGGAGGAGCTGCTGCGCTACGACACGCCGCTGCCCCTGTTCGAGCGCTATGTGCTTGAAGACCTGACCCTGGAGGGCGAAGAGCTGCGCCCCGGCGAGAACGTCGGCCTGCTGTACGCCAGCGGCAACCGCGACGTGCGGCGCTTTTCACGGCCCGACGAACTGGACCTCACCCGCGACGAGGGCCCGCACCTCACCTTCGGGCTGGGCGTCCACTACTGCCTGGGCGCACCCCTGGCGCGGCTGGAACTGGCGCTGAGCCTGCGGGCCCTCGTGCGCGCCTTTCCGGGCCTGCGCCTCCAAGAGCCGGATGCGGAGGCCGAATACATGGGTGGTTTCGTGATCCGGGGCCTGCGACGGCTGGACGTGGTTCCGGGGTGA
- a CDS encoding YggS family pyridoxal phosphate enzyme, with protein MSLPEVLGRIRAAEARVGRPPGSARLVAVTKGQTPEAIRASVLAHTALQPGGFPLGEGRAQELRDKATEMGTAELSSPEGSSLEWHYIGPLQLNKVKYMRPVSLIHALEDVRQAQALAEAGRKWGHAPDVLLQLHNGEAQKHGVHPPELARVYAEVVQTGLNVRGLMVMAPEGDAEASRRVFTDTARRAHDLGLPEISMGMSGDYEVAVEAGATLVRVGRSLFL; from the coding sequence TTGAGCCTGCCCGAAGTGCTCGGGCGAATCCGCGCCGCCGAGGCGCGCGTGGGCCGGCCACCCGGCAGCGCCCGCCTGGTGGCCGTGACCAAGGGGCAGACCCCGGAGGCCATCCGCGCCTCTGTCCTGGCCCACACGGCCCTGCAACCTGGTGGCTTCCCGCTGGGCGAGGGCCGGGCCCAGGAACTGCGGGACAAGGCCACCGAGATGGGAACCGCCGAGCTGTCTAGCCCGGAGGGCTCTTCCCTGGAGTGGCACTACATCGGGCCGCTGCAGCTGAACAAGGTGAAGTACATGCGGCCCGTCTCGCTCATCCACGCGCTGGAGGACGTGCGTCAGGCGCAGGCCCTGGCCGAGGCGGGGCGCAAGTGGGGGCACGCGCCGGACGTGCTGCTGCAACTGCACAACGGTGAGGCGCAGAAGCACGGCGTTCACCCGCCAGAGCTCGCCAGGGTCTACGCTGAGGTGGTGCAGACCGGACTGAACGTGCGCGGGCTGATGGTGATGGCCCCCGAGGGCGACGCCGAAGCGTCGCGGCGCGTCTTTACCGATACGGCGCGGCGGGCGCACGACCTCGGCCTGCCTGAAATCAGCATGGGCATGAGCGGCGACTATGAAGTGGCCGTGGAAGCGGGCGCGACCCTGGTGCGCGTCGGAAGGAGCCTCTTTCTATGA
- a CDS encoding helix-turn-helix domain-containing protein translates to MTLTEQFQTLPKLLKVREVADFTGTHERTVRRWIRDGRLGAVEHPSGLRVPRRSLWRFLGLDLGLSA, encoded by the coding sequence TTGACACTCACCGAACAGTTCCAGACGCTTCCCAAACTCCTCAAGGTCCGCGAGGTCGCCGACTTCACCGGCACGCACGAGCGCACCGTCCGCCGGTGGATTCGTGACGGGCGGCTCGGGGCCGTTGAGCACCCCAGCGGCCTGCGCGTGCCCCGGCGTTCGCTGTGGCGTTTTCTGGGACTGGACCTCGGCCTGAGCGCCTGA
- a CDS encoding leishmanolysin-related zinc metalloendopeptidase — protein MRRFALPTATLALTTLLASCNMSAPTSASEEASSPAVNIAALTADPYAKSSGLTEQATEAYNITLNFAAGSDASVVNAMKSAASRWQGVVTQGLPSVTANIPANACGSNAAYSGTIDDILVFTGNKSIDGPGGILAQSGPCSVRSASGLTTYSTLVFDTADLGQFSSQLADIAVHELGHSLGIGSLWRQFRLVSGANTTNPVYSGSNGVREYRAAGGTLSTVPVENQGGSGTAGAHWRETTFKTELMTGYLNSGVVNPLSRISVGSLQDMGYAVNYNAADSYRVPTTTAQMLEGLDIGHREQIITPKYRTE, from the coding sequence ATGCGCCGATTTGCCCTGCCCACCGCCACCCTCGCCCTGACCACCCTGCTCGCCTCCTGCAACATGAGCGCCCCGACCTCCGCCAGTGAGGAAGCCAGCAGCCCGGCCGTCAATATCGCTGCGCTGACCGCCGACCCCTACGCGAAATCCAGCGGGCTGACCGAGCAGGCCACCGAGGCGTACAACATCACCCTGAACTTCGCGGCGGGCAGCGACGCCAGCGTGGTCAACGCGATGAAGTCGGCGGCCAGCCGCTGGCAGGGCGTGGTAACCCAGGGCCTGCCCAGCGTGACCGCGAATATTCCGGCCAACGCCTGCGGCAGCAACGCGGCCTACAGCGGCACCATCGACGACATCCTGGTCTTCACCGGCAACAAGAGCATCGACGGCCCCGGCGGCATCCTGGCCCAGAGCGGCCCGTGCAGCGTGCGCTCGGCGAGCGGCCTGACGACCTACTCCACACTGGTGTTTGACACGGCGGACCTCGGGCAGTTCAGTAGCCAGCTTGCCGACATCGCCGTGCACGAACTGGGTCACTCGCTCGGCATCGGCTCGCTGTGGCGGCAGTTCAGGCTGGTCAGCGGTGCAAACACCACCAACCCCGTGTACAGCGGCAGCAACGGTGTGCGCGAGTACCGCGCGGCGGGCGGCACCCTCTCCACCGTGCCTGTCGAGAACCAGGGCGGCTCGGGCACGGCGGGAGCCCACTGGCGCGAAACCACCTTCAAGACCGAACTCATGACCGGCTACCTCAACAGCGGCGTGGTCAATCCGCTGTCGCGCATCAGCGTCGGATCGCTGCAGGACATGGGCTACGCGGTGAACTACAACGCCGCCGACAGCTACCGCGTCCCCACCACCACAGCGCAGATGCTCGAAGGCCTGGACATCGGGCACCGCGAACAGATCATCACCCCCAAGTACCGGACGGAGTAG
- the panD gene encoding aspartate 1-decarboxylase yields MERIMFRAKIHRATVTQADLDYVGSVTIDQDLLDAADILAHERVDIYNITNGNRLSTYALSGPRGSGVIGINGAAAHLMRPGDMVIIAAYGNFTEEEARTLEPRVVLVDARNRRLELQPA; encoded by the coding sequence GTGGAACGCATCATGTTCAGGGCCAAAATTCACCGCGCGACCGTGACGCAGGCGGACCTCGATTATGTTGGGAGCGTGACCATCGACCAGGACCTGCTGGACGCGGCGGACATCCTGGCCCACGAGCGGGTGGACATCTACAACATTACCAACGGCAACCGGCTGAGCACCTACGCCCTCTCGGGGCCGCGGGGCAGCGGCGTGATCGGCATCAACGGGGCAGCCGCGCACCTGATGCGCCCCGGCGACATGGTGATTATCGCCGCCTATGGCAACTTCACCGAGGAAGAGGCCCGTACACTGGAGCCGCGCGTGGTGCTCGTGGACGCCCGCAACCGCCGGCTGGAGCTGCAGCCGGCCTGA
- a CDS encoding BamA/OMP85 family outer membrane protein, whose protein sequence is MRHPHTLALTVLLAAPAALAQQVGTVQDVVVNGTSDLLANYVKATLNVQEGAALSAVNPRQVEQDVLATGYFKTATAALQTVGGRDTLVINVTPNPTISAVNATGLTFLPSDAFKASIAERLNVAPGATLNTQRLDQAKEALAQNYRSEGFPFTPSISATASTNKDGTVNVSFVVDETAKLSRVEVEGVTLLSAKTVTDIFKPLYDAKKFTVEGYYGAVQQLQAAYDAAGYAQSGVNLQASTLENGVLKVRVVEGRVASVTLDGIEAGSAALQTREGQPLNLERLRADVRTLSNLTGKPVGFALQPDEQNPGQVAVFFGTADVASGPVKQIAFVGNTQVPSATLAAVIKTKAGDVYSPQLAQEDFLAVRDAYRKAGYEISTRDAIKFENGTLTFNVREVRLADYQLQWQGKHTTKDHVVLRELPETGRLFNANDVRGGLARVSRLGFVQIVGAETRSDPKNPEDITYVLTLAEANQGIPISLGLEYSSLTGFLGDAKYTNSNVFGLGHNLDVSVGAQQNDVGQNFVGNVSYTVPWLDLNFLDFQKTRTSLTANVGTNVAGNLSLVDKSGGTTVDTGRQYTARTTGFGVQAGRQILPNLTGSVGVGYSYRTYFLEPVKGDEKSTYTDEKALGLVSATSRTTSVTGALAYDTTDNPDFPSRGVRANTNVSYNFGAAGATPVAWTSAEAGASTYFGLGRTLDKGAGIQTRQQAFAGRANAGTTLGNPPAGTVFSVGGGNSPAAQYQLRGIDNNALSGTNYVTASAEYRYDLNLTTSFTQGVYGVLFADAGDAWNSGESVDLKYGVGAGVQVNLGLGGSRLANLRFDYGYSPQTNSGKFYFRIGNFF, encoded by the coding sequence ATGCGACACCCCCATACCCTCGCCCTCACCGTGCTTCTCGCCGCTCCGGCTGCCCTTGCGCAGCAGGTCGGAACGGTTCAGGACGTCGTTGTCAACGGCACGAGCGATCTGCTCGCCAACTACGTCAAGGCGACCCTCAACGTTCAGGAAGGCGCGGCCCTCTCGGCCGTCAACCCGCGTCAGGTCGAGCAAGACGTGCTGGCCACCGGCTACTTCAAGACGGCCACGGCGGCCCTGCAGACCGTCGGGGGACGCGACACGCTGGTCATTAACGTGACGCCCAACCCCACCATCTCGGCGGTGAACGCCACCGGCCTGACCTTCCTGCCGAGCGACGCCTTTAAGGCGAGCATCGCCGAGCGGCTCAACGTCGCGCCCGGAGCCACGCTGAATACCCAGCGCCTCGACCAGGCCAAGGAGGCCCTGGCGCAGAACTACCGCTCGGAAGGCTTTCCCTTCACCCCCAGCATCAGCGCGACCGCCAGCACCAACAAGGACGGCACCGTCAACGTGAGCTTTGTGGTCGACGAGACCGCCAAGCTCAGCCGGGTGGAGGTCGAGGGCGTGACCCTGCTGTCCGCCAAGACGGTCACGGACATCTTTAAGCCCTTGTACGACGCCAAGAAGTTCACGGTGGAGGGGTACTACGGTGCGGTGCAGCAGCTGCAGGCGGCCTACGACGCCGCCGGGTACGCCCAGAGCGGCGTGAACCTGCAGGCCAGCACCCTGGAAAACGGCGTGCTGAAGGTGCGCGTCGTCGAAGGCCGCGTGGCCAGCGTCACGCTCGACGGCATCGAGGCGGGGAGCGCTGCCCTGCAGACCCGCGAGGGCCAACCCCTCAACCTGGAGCGGCTGCGCGCCGACGTGCGCACCCTGTCGAACCTGACGGGCAAGCCGGTGGGCTTCGCGCTGCAGCCCGACGAGCAAAACCCTGGTCAGGTGGCGGTGTTTTTCGGTACGGCGGACGTGGCGAGCGGACCGGTCAAGCAGATTGCCTTTGTGGGCAACACCCAGGTGCCCAGCGCCACCCTGGCGGCGGTCATCAAGACCAAGGCCGGCGACGTCTATTCCCCGCAGCTCGCGCAGGAAGACTTCCTGGCGGTGCGCGACGCCTACCGCAAGGCGGGGTATGAAATCAGCACCCGCGACGCCATCAAGTTCGAGAACGGCACGCTGACCTTCAACGTCCGGGAAGTGCGACTGGCCGACTACCAGCTGCAGTGGCAGGGCAAGCACACCACCAAAGACCACGTCGTGCTGCGCGAACTGCCCGAAACCGGCAGGCTGTTCAACGCCAACGACGTGCGCGGTGGGCTCGCGCGGGTCAGCCGCCTGGGCTTCGTCCAGATCGTGGGCGCCGAGACCCGCAGCGATCCGAAAAATCCCGAGGACATCACCTACGTCCTGACGTTGGCGGAAGCCAACCAGGGCATTCCGATCAGCCTGGGCCTGGAGTACAGCAGCCTGACCGGCTTTCTGGGCGACGCGAAATACACCAATTCCAACGTGTTTGGGCTGGGGCACAACCTGGACGTCAGCGTGGGCGCGCAGCAAAACGACGTGGGGCAGAACTTTGTCGGCAACGTGTCCTACACCGTCCCCTGGCTGGATCTGAACTTCCTGGACTTCCAGAAGACGCGCACGAGCCTGACGGCCAACGTCGGCACCAACGTGGCGGGGAACCTCTCCCTGGTGGACAAGAGTGGCGGCACCACCGTGGACACCGGGCGGCAATACACGGCGCGGACCACCGGCTTCGGCGTGCAGGCCGGACGCCAGATCCTCCCCAACCTGACGGGCTCGGTGGGCGTGGGATACAGCTACCGCACCTACTTCCTCGAACCCGTCAAGGGCGATGAGAAGAGCACCTATACCGACGAGAAGGCGCTGGGGCTCGTTTCAGCCACCAGCCGCACGACCAGCGTGACCGGGGCCCTTGCCTACGACACCACCGACAACCCTGATTTTCCCAGCCGCGGTGTGCGCGCCAACACCAACGTCTCGTACAACTTCGGAGCGGCCGGGGCCACGCCGGTCGCCTGGACCAGCGCCGAGGCGGGGGCCAGCACGTACTTCGGCCTGGGCCGCACCCTGGACAAGGGCGCGGGCATCCAGACCCGGCAGCAGGCCTTCGCGGGGCGTGCCAACGCCGGCACCACCCTGGGCAACCCGCCTGCCGGAACGGTCTTCAGCGTGGGCGGCGGCAACTCGCCCGCCGCGCAGTATCAGTTGCGCGGCATCGACAACAACGCGCTGTCCGGCACCAACTACGTGACCGCCAGCGCCGAGTACCGCTATGACCTCAACCTCACGACTTCCTTTACCCAGGGGGTGTACGGGGTGCTGTTCGCGGATGCGGGGGACGCCTGGAACAGCGGCGAGTCGGTCGACCTGAAGTACGGCGTCGGCGCGGGCGTGCAGGTCAACCTGGGGCTGGGGGGCTCTCGCCTCGCCAACCTGCGCTTCGACTACGGCTACAGCCCGCAGACGAACAGCGGCAAGTTCTATTTCCGCATCGGCAACTTCTTCTAA
- a CDS encoding Rqc2 family fibronectin-binding protein has translation MEGLMLARVLRDLGPRLPARNLGWVFPDETTAALLLDGVGNLVLSYRPPQPVVFASRERLRGEARSPFQRFLSNRVRGDLLRAEQLKLDRVFALHFAGETGFVDQPPARLVFEVTGRNANLLVLEAGEGFSGRILQAAREITGSRNRFRTVRTGGTYTPPPPYEKLDPRTLTGGDARSLADLPLGKWRERLDGLGPLLSAELVRRSGLAASDVPGERWPQVLSALQSLVADPSVSEGVMHGGAREAARTEKAAGLRKALREPLEKRLTLLQNQLADVTRAEEGVEVAARDRAEADLLMAYAQTAEPGLASITLPAFDGSGEVEVSLDPQLSAVQNAEKRYARARRREDVYERLAEREPALREEWRGAQGRLAELDAAELEALEALAATLQAERPEKSPYGMRFTTPGGFEVIVGRNNKENATLTHRLGRSMDHWFHAQGYPGSHVLVRSGGKDLDLPDILYAARLAAAHSKARGSSGVPVDYTRIKHVWRPRGASAGQVHYTDQKTVFVDGTLPES, from the coding sequence ATGGAAGGGCTGATGCTCGCGCGGGTGCTGCGTGACCTCGGACCGCGCCTCCCCGCCCGCAACCTGGGCTGGGTCTTTCCCGACGAGACGACGGCGGCGCTGTTGCTCGACGGCGTGGGCAACCTGGTGCTCTCGTACCGTCCGCCGCAGCCTGTGGTCTTCGCGTCGCGCGAGCGGCTGCGGGGCGAGGCGCGTAGTCCGTTCCAGCGCTTTTTGTCGAACCGGGTACGCGGTGACCTGCTGCGTGCCGAACAGCTCAAGCTCGACCGGGTGTTCGCCCTGCACTTCGCGGGCGAAACGGGCTTTGTGGATCAGCCCCCCGCCCGGCTGGTGTTCGAGGTCACGGGCCGCAACGCCAACCTGCTCGTGCTGGAAGCGGGCGAGGGCTTTTCCGGGCGCATCCTGCAAGCGGCGCGCGAGATCACCGGCAGCCGCAACCGCTTCCGCACCGTGCGCACGGGCGGCACCTACACGCCCCCACCTCCCTATGAAAAGCTCGATCCCCGCACGCTGACCGGGGGCGACGCCCGTTCCCTGGCCGACCTGCCACTGGGGAAATGGCGCGAGCGGCTCGACGGGCTGGGACCGCTGCTGAGCGCCGAACTGGTGCGCCGCTCGGGTCTGGCGGCTTCGGACGTGCCTGGCGAACGTTGGCCGCAGGTGCTGTCGGCCCTGCAGTCTCTGGTGGCCGATCCCTCGGTCAGCGAGGGCGTGATGCATGGGGGCGCGCGGGAGGCGGCGCGGACCGAGAAGGCGGCGGGGCTGCGCAAGGCCCTGCGTGAGCCGCTGGAAAAGCGGCTGACCCTGCTGCAAAACCAGCTCGCAGACGTGACCCGCGCCGAGGAGGGCGTGGAGGTGGCGGCGCGCGACCGTGCCGAGGCAGACCTGCTGATGGCCTATGCCCAGACTGCCGAGCCCGGCCTGGCCTCCATCACCCTGCCCGCCTTCGACGGCAGCGGGGAGGTGGAGGTCAGCCTCGATCCGCAACTCAGCGCCGTGCAGAACGCCGAGAAGCGCTATGCCCGCGCCCGCCGCCGCGAGGACGTGTACGAACGCCTGGCCGAACGTGAGCCGGCCCTGCGGGAGGAGTGGCGCGGGGCGCAGGGCCGGCTGGCCGAACTCGACGCTGCTGAACTCGAAGCCCTCGAAGCCCTGGCGGCCACCCTGCAGGCCGAGCGGCCCGAGAAGAGTCCCTACGGGATGCGCTTTACCACCCCTGGCGGCTTCGAGGTGATCGTGGGGCGCAACAACAAGGAAAACGCCACCCTGACGCACCGACTTGGGCGCAGCATGGATCACTGGTTTCACGCCCAGGGATATCCAGGCAGCCACGTCCTCGTGCGCTCGGGAGGAAAAGACCTCGACCTGCCCGATATCCTGTACGCCGCGCGCCTCGCGGCCGCCCACTCCAAGGCGCGCGGCAGCAGTGGCGTGCCTGTGGACTACACCCGCATCAAGCACGTCTGGCGGCCCCGGGGGGCCTCGGCCGGGCAGGTGCATTACACGGACCAGAAGACAGTGTTCGTGGACGGAACGCTGCCGGAGAGCTAG
- a CDS encoding HD-GYP domain-containing protein: MSRHRPLVAMLIVLGLGALGYAARTDQQALLVGAALLLALVTAPLSGLPRWTALVAYPVAFIVSMLPPGLPLRPIDLAVALLVLTGLGILVLREGELNEELRWRRKTVQALQTASLGLVGASDAFGISRAAVDILDDLHVAPNVAFVAYRQGTPYILTARGAFSRYVGQPIHPSNNDSASVQADNWVAEEVLALLLREERRFFTVLPVEDRLEQHLGLLVLTSPLQPLTGEERAVVSSFAQLLASQLGQLQVIDELNEANDLTLRSLSSALEYRDDDTGGHTTRVVSLSVRLGHTLGWAEERVRALRWGAYLHDLGKLAIPDRILHKRGGLDSEERQIIQGHALLGYDLLQDLHFLPAETLDLVRYHHERWDGTGYPTGLRGHNIPEPARLFAIVDVYDALTNARPYKGAWTQERALEEIRLQAGRHFDPHYVEVFVRMMSEQDDASLVQ, from the coding sequence GTGAGTCGCCACCGTCCCCTGGTTGCCATGCTGATCGTGCTGGGGCTAGGCGCACTGGGATACGCCGCCCGCACCGATCAGCAGGCGCTGCTGGTGGGCGCGGCGCTGCTGCTGGCCCTCGTCACCGCCCCGCTGTCCGGACTGCCGCGCTGGACGGCGCTCGTCGCCTATCCGGTCGCCTTTATCGTCTCCATGCTGCCGCCCGGCCTTCCGCTGCGGCCCATCGACTTGGCGGTGGCCCTGCTGGTGCTGACCGGACTGGGCATCTTGGTGCTGCGCGAGGGAGAGCTGAATGAGGAGCTGCGCTGGCGGCGCAAGACGGTACAGGCGCTGCAGACGGCCAGCCTGGGCCTGGTGGGGGCGAGCGACGCGTTTGGCATCAGCCGCGCCGCCGTGGATATTCTGGACGACCTGCACGTCGCGCCGAACGTCGCCTTCGTGGCCTACCGGCAGGGCACCCCCTACATCCTGACGGCGCGCGGCGCGTTCTCGCGCTATGTGGGCCAACCCATCCACCCCAGCAACAACGACAGCGCCAGCGTGCAGGCCGACAACTGGGTGGCCGAGGAAGTGCTGGCGCTGCTGCTGCGCGAGGAGCGGCGCTTTTTTACGGTGCTGCCGGTGGAAGACCGTCTGGAACAGCACCTGGGCCTGCTGGTGCTGACGAGTCCCCTCCAGCCCCTGACGGGCGAGGAGCGGGCCGTGGTGTCGTCCTTCGCGCAGCTGCTGGCCTCGCAGCTGGGGCAGTTGCAGGTGATCGACGAGCTGAACGAGGCCAATGACCTGACCCTGCGCTCCCTGAGTTCAGCGCTGGAATACCGCGACGATGACACCGGCGGGCACACCACCCGCGTCGTCAGCCTGAGCGTTCGCCTCGGCCACACCCTGGGCTGGGCCGAGGAGCGGGTGCGGGCGCTGCGCTGGGGTGCGTACCTGCACGATCTGGGCAAGCTCGCCATCCCCGACCGCATTCTGCACAAACGCGGTGGCCTGGACTCCGAGGAGCGGCAGATCATCCAGGGCCACGCCCTGCTGGGATACGACCTGCTGCAAGACCTGCACTTCCTGCCCGCTGAGACGCTGGACCTGGTGCGCTACCACCACGAGCGCTGGGACGGCACGGGCTATCCCACCGGGCTGCGCGGCCACAATATCCCCGAGCCCGCCCGCCTGTTTGCCATCGTGGACGTGTATGACGCGCTCACCAATGCCCGTCCCTACAAGGGCGCCTGGACCCAGGAAAGGGCCCTGGAAGAGATCCGCCTGCAGGCGGGCCGCCACTTCGATCCCCATTACGTGGAGGTGTTCGTCCGGATGATGTCGGAACAGGACGACGCGAGCCTGGTGCAGTAG
- a CDS encoding DivIVA domain-containing protein, which translates to MSQHHISQDLTDRDLNQDVNPHPNRTHAQGALTPLDIGHRQFPGRPGGYDRASVRAFLGQIADQLEGLLHERQALRGRLNNLERELEERRQAEDEIRRAVVAAERIGHDLRENSTRQCELMLEQAQARRDAVERETDARAAELEAAYQVRSQELESTHQVRMGELESTYQLRLQELEHTQQSRMAELEAAFRGRFADLERDHHQLTLERDRAHAERTVYLERTFNERHTELSSRLSAVRTEYTQFVSQYRALVQSFAELSARHLPLGDDLPLPASPLPASPLPDALVLNEALDNALGEGLRLEEQSFA; encoded by the coding sequence ATGAGCCAGCACCACATAAGCCAAGACCTTACGGACCGAGACCTGAACCAGGACGTGAACCCGCACCCCAACCGCACCCACGCGCAGGGGGCGCTGACCCCCCTCGACATCGGGCACCGGCAGTTTCCAGGGCGGCCCGGCGGCTACGACCGCGCCAGCGTGCGCGCCTTTCTGGGACAGATCGCGGACCAGCTCGAAGGCCTGCTGCATGAACGCCAGGCCCTGCGCGGCCGCCTCAACAACCTGGAGCGCGAGCTGGAAGAGCGCCGCCAGGCGGAAGACGAGATTCGCCGCGCCGTGGTGGCCGCCGAGCGCATCGGCCACGACCTGCGCGAGAACTCCACGCGGCAGTGCGAACTGATGCTGGAGCAGGCGCAGGCCCGGCGCGACGCGGTGGAGCGCGAGACCGACGCCCGCGCCGCCGAACTGGAAGCGGCCTACCAGGTGCGCTCCCAGGAGCTGGAAAGCACCCACCAGGTGCGGATGGGCGAGCTGGAGAGCACCTACCAGCTGCGACTGCAGGAACTGGAGCACACCCAGCAGTCGCGCATGGCTGAGCTGGAAGCCGCCTTCCGGGGCCGCTTCGCGGACCTGGAGCGCGACCACCACCAGTTGACGCTGGAGCGCGACCGCGCCCACGCCGAGCGGACGGTGTATCTGGAGCGAACCTTCAACGAGCGCCACACCGAACTCAGCAGCCGCCTCAGCGCCGTGCGGACCGAGTACACCCAGTTTGTCAGTCAGTACCGCGCCCTCGTGCAGTCCTTCGCCGAACTCAGTGCCCGCCACCTGCCGCTGGGAGACGACCTGCCCCTGCCCGCCTCTCCCCTGCCCGCCTCTCCCCTGCCCGACGCGCTGGTGCTGAACGAGGCGCTCGATAACGCGCTGGGTGAAGGGCTGCGGCTGGAGGAACAGAGCTTCGCGTAG